A single Cottoperca gobio chromosome 7, fCotGob3.1, whole genome shotgun sequence DNA region contains:
- the LOC115010567 gene encoding lymphocyte antigen 75-like codes for MNREQTTMDVVLLLIMAAPGLCAVSSHAERQFHFIYDPKTMTEAQSYCREKYTDLVTVHNMEDVNTLNNMVDLSRIKNTRYGRHIWIGLYDDLDSWRWSLSDRSFYRPGETEFRLWGPGQPDNYLGNQNCTLIDRLGRWRDMSCERSYPAICLDVRGPNVTFVLINIPMTWTEAQSYCRANYTDLASVRNMAENQKIQDLVPAGGLAWIGLSRDSWKWSDGSDSTFSFWKAGQPNNYGNNQACVFAQFNSSGRWWDAPCEWQIPFICYSPLPKQELKLFKLKVEKSSSADLDDPAVLENMLLTIKQKLKDQGLDENIQVNWKKQPDGKVFYKEKKTKEEEKTKDEL; via the exons ATGAACAGAGAGCAAACAACGATGGACGTAGTTCTTCTGCTCATCATGGCTGCACCAG GGCTGTGTGCTGTCTCATCACATGCTGAACGTcagttccattttatttatgatcCGAAGACCATGACTGAAGCACAAAGttactgcagagagaaatacaCGGACCTGGTCACTGTACACAACATGGAGGATGTGAACACCCTGAACAACATGGTGGATTTAAGCAGAATTAAAAACACACGTTACGGCCGT CACATCTGGATAGGTCTTTACGATGACCTGGACAGCTGGAGGTGGTCACTGTCAGACAGAAGTTTCTACAGACCCGGAGAGACAGAGTTCAGACTGTGGGGTCCTGGACAACCAGACAACTATTTAGGGAACCAAAACTGCACACTGATTGATCGTCTGGGACGATGGAGGGACATGAGTTGTGAAAGATCTTATCCGGCAATCTGCTTAGATGTCAGAG GACCGAATGTGACATTTGTCTTGATCAACATCCCGATGACATGGACTGAGGCCCAGAGCTACTGCAGAGCAAACTACACAGACCTGGCCAGTGTGAGGAACATGGCAGAGAACCAGAAGATACAGGATCTGGTACCTGCTGGGGGCCTAGCCTGGATCGGACTTTCCAGAGACTCCTGGAAGTGGTCGGATGGAAGTGACTCCACATTTAGCTTCTGGAAGGCTGGGCAGCCTAACAACTATGGGAACAATCAGGcttgtgtgtttgcacaatTCAACTCCTCTGGACGATGGTGGGACGCTCCCTGTGAGTGGCAGATCCCGTTCATCTGCTACAGTCCAC tTCCAAAGCAAGAGTTGAAATTGTTCAAACTGAAGGTGGAGAAAAGCTCCTCTGCGGATCTGGACGACCCTGCTGTGCTGGAGAACATGTTGCTGACG ATCAAACAGAAGCTGAAGGACCAGGGATTGGATGAGAACATCCAAGTGAACTGGAAGAAGCAGCCTGATGGAAAAGTC